A segment of the Candidatus Sumerlaea chitinivorans genome:
TCACAAGCCTGCACGCAGATTTTCTCCCGTCCTCATGGGGAATGTATTACCCGACGATCTGGGACTACTCGCTCTACCTCGGCACGATCGGGCTCTTCCTTACGCTCATGTTCCTATTCGTGCGATTCGTTCCCATGATCTCGATTTTTGAAGTTCGCATGCTCCTTGCTCAGCAAAAGCCGGAGGCACAGCGATGAGCGCAACTACGCGAAATCTTTATGGTCTCATGGCTGAGTTTGAAACTGCCGAAGCACTCGCCATTGCGACCGAAAAAGCCTATGCAGCCGGGTATCGAAAGATGGATGCCTACACACCCTATCCTGTGGAAGAGGTCATCCACGCCTTGGGGCTCAAGCGCAATGAAGTACCATTTATCGTTTTCCTCGGCGGTTTGATCGGATGCCTCGTGGGGTTTGGAATGTGCTATTACTTTCAAGTGATTGATTACCCCTTAGTAGCCGGCGGCAAGCCCCTGAACAGTTGGCCAATGTACATTCCAATCACCTTCGAAGTGACGGTGCTCTTTGCCGCATTGTCCGCCGTTTTTGGGATGTTGGCGCTCAACGGATTTCCGCAGCCCTATCACCCGGTGTTCAACAATCCACGTTTTGAGCGCGCAAGCCAGGACCGCTTTTTCTTATGCATCGAGAGCGCCGATCCGTTGTTCGACCCGCAACGGACTCGCGAATTCCTCCAGACATTAAACCCGGTCGAGGTGGCCGAAGTTGCACAGTAAAACAGGACATTTGATGAGAGCCTCCATCGTCGCACGGTTTGTGCGCCCGATCGCACTCGGCATTGCTGTGTGCATAGCGATGGCGGGTTGTGATCAGCGCATGCGATATCAACCGAAGTACAAACCCCTACAGGAATCGGACTTCTTCGCGGATGGACGCTCTGCGCGCCCACTCGTGGCGGGCACAGTGGCGCGAGGGGATCTGCGCGATGACCGGATGTTGTTCACTGGCATGGACGGGACGACGCTCACGCAAGTGCTGCCGGTGTCGCTCACGCGTGAGCTGCTCGAACGTGGCCAAGAGCGCTTCAATATTTATTGCGCCCCCTGTCATGGACGACTCGGCAATGGGGACGGGATGATTGTTCGCCGTGGAATGGTCAAGCCACCCTCTTACCACGAGGACCGACTTCTGAGTGCTCCCATCGGCCATTTCTACGACGTGATGACCAATGGATTTGGCCGCATGTACCCCCACAACCACATTCCAGTGCGTGACCGGTGGGCGATCGCTGCATACATTCGGGCGCTTCAGCTCAGCCAAAACGCGACCCTTGCGGATGTTCCCCCCGAGGAACGCGCAGCTCTAAATGGTGCGACTCAAGCTACTGCTCTCAGCACGACTCCTCAGGTGGAGGTGGCGAAATGAACGGGGAGTTGCTCGTGACGAACCCAGCAAAGATGCGCAATCTGTTCCTCGCCGCCGGGATCGCTGCTTTCGTCGCCCTTGGTATTGGAGCCACCTCCGACCACGGCCGACATCAGTTTTATCACTCGTATCTGGTGGCGTTCATTTACTGGTTTCACTTTGGGCTTGGGGCGCTTGCGTTCTTAATGATTCAGTATCTGACAGGGGGCGCGTGGGGACTGATGGGACGGCGCGTGTTTGAAGCTGCAAGCCGCACCCTGCCCCTCCTTGTGGTCCTGTTCCTCCCGATTGTTGTGGGAATGCACTCGCTCTACGAGTGGTCCCATGCAGAGGTCGTCGCC
Coding sequences within it:
- a CDS encoding alternative complex III subunit ActD, which codes for MSATTRNLYGLMAEFETAEALAIATEKAYAAGYRKMDAYTPYPVEEVIHALGLKRNEVPFIVFLGGLIGCLVGFGMCYYFQVIDYPLVAGGKPLNSWPMYIPITFEVTVLFAALSAVFGMLALNGFPQPYHPVFNNPRFERASQDRFFLCIESADPLFDPQRTREFLQTLNPVEVAEVAQ
- a CDS encoding alternative complex III subunit ActE, with protein sequence MRASIVARFVRPIALGIAVCIAMAGCDQRMRYQPKYKPLQESDFFADGRSARPLVAGTVARGDLRDDRMLFTGMDGTTLTQVLPVSLTRELLERGQERFNIYCAPCHGRLGNGDGMIVRRGMVKPPSYHEDRLLSAPIGHFYDVMTNGFGRMYPHNHIPVRDRWAIAAYIRALQLSQNATLADVPPEERAALNGATQATALSTTPQVEVAK